The segment GAACTTGGTCTCTTTAAAGTATACACGGAACAAGATTATAAAGTTTTGAGTTCTGAGATTCTCTTCCATTCCAAACGAATCCAGCTCTTGAGGATTTTAGAATAGAAGCTGTATTAGTTTGGTATGTCATTTGCTAGTGTAGCTCTATGTCCAGCCCTGGAAGAAGTTGTCAACTTTCCAGGTTTTGTCGGACGGTTTGGTTTGAGCTTAGACGACCCAATCCTGATATTCCTGAACATCGCCGAGTCTCTGAACCCGATGCGGGTCATGGAGTCGGATTCACTAGCGTCCGTGAAGCTAAGGTTTCAGAGTATCAAGGGATTTTTTGTGAAGAAGCAGAAGCTGTTCTATGATGGTCGAGAGCTAGCTCGAGATTATCTTCACCATGAACTCATATTAGATGGTGAAAACGGAGAGAATGTGATTCACTTGCTAATTAAAAATTCATCTAAAGTCATAGCAAAGCCTAAAAATTTCTCCGTGGAGCCTGTTGCTGTTAACCGTGAGATTGAACTGTCAGCACTTCTCAAAGATCTTATCAGCTCCACTATAGAGGGCCTGGAGAAAGGAAACGCTCCCATTAAATCATCTGATGGGTCAGGGGGAGCTTACTTCATGCAAGATCAATCCGGACACAAGTACGTATCCGTCTTTAAACCAATAGACGAGGAGCCAATGGCTGTGAACAATCCCCACGGACAACCTCTTTCACTCGACGGGGAAGGTTTAAAGAAAGGCACACAAGTTGGTGAAGGAGCTTTCAGAGAAGTAGCAGCCTACTTATTAGACTACCCCATCACTGGACCACGAAGTTCTCCTCTTGACCAACCGGGTTTCGCTGGAGTTCCACCTACAACAATGGTCAAATGCTTGCACAAAGACTTCAACCATCCCAATGGTTATAGTTTCTCCCAAGAGAACGCAAAGATTGGTTCGTTGCAGATGTTTGTGAGTAATGTCGGAACTTGTGAAGATATGGGATACGGAGCCTTCCCTGTCGATCAGGTTCACAAGATCTCGGTTCTAGACATTAGGCTTGCTAATGCGGATCGTCACGGTGGTAACATTTTGGTTAGCCGAGATGGAAATGATGGTCAGATCGTGCTTACACCAATCGACCACGGCTATTGCTTTCCAAATAAGGTAAGCGATTGATTACATTcgtttcatttatatatattgagtatttggACTAAAACAAACTTTATTTGTCCAGTTTGAAGACTGCACATTCGAGTGGCTATACTGGCCTCAAGCAAAAGAGCCATACTCTTCAGAGACGCTTGAATACATCAAAGCCTTGGACGCTGAGCAAGACATTGAACTTCTGAGGTTCCACGGTTGGGAGATTCCGCCTTCATGCGCCCGTGTCTTCCGCATCTCGACCATGCTTCTCAAGAAAGGTGCTGCGAAGGGTCTCACACCTTTCGCCATCGGAAGCATTATGTGCAGAGAAACACTCGAGAAAGAATCTGTGATCGAACAAATCATCTATGAGGCTGAAGCAATATGGTCCCCAGAGACAACAGAAGAGGAGTTTATTAGCACAGTCTCTGATATTATGGATCGCTACCTCAACCAGTATTCTCTGAACTGAAAATATCTTTTATCACAGCCACAAGATTTCCACTCATGACTGTGTATATCCGGTGTCCGTAACAATAAATAAGCGTCACTGTCTTTGAACCCAATCTTAGCTTTTGTAAACAGTGGTTTGGTAATGATGATTGGGTTTATAGAGTCGTCATGCTTCTGTGGTTTGTTGGGTTAAATAACGTTCCTGTGTACTTATTTCAGTTCTGGATGATGAACAAGTCAGTATACTACGGTTTCAAAATACTATAATGGATGATGAACAAGAGTCATTTACATATATACTATACCACGGATTCTAAAATTGTCGCagttcatatatattatattatttgactCTAATTTACTAATCTTTTCTTTCAAATCCTCCTGCACAAACTGGATCTCTTACAGATTATagcataaaaatgaaaattgaaaGACGACAACATCAAAAGATTTCaagcattttttttattacaagcATTTGAAGCAAACAAGAAAAGTGAAAGTCATTGATCAAACTGGTGTAAGACATAATGGTGAATATAGGATCCCGCCATTGAGAGGACACCTTATTTACATATAATACGAATAAAGTATCAACGGTGCTAGTTTCATAAACAAATTGTCTTAACCCTGTAAATAATTTAGTCCTTGCTAAAATTTGAACGAATAACCTAGATGTTGAGTCCAACAACAATGAAATTTCCCACCGAAACTTACATATATGCTTCCTCTATTTTGTTGGTTTTTATTTGAAGTCAGTAACATGCATGCATGCATATTCAGCTAAAAATAGTTGCATGCATGCAATTTATAAGGGGATGGATCAGGATTGTGTAACACACGGCACAAAAACAAACCAGTGAGCTGCATATATTTATTATGGTTCAGGAAACGTTGTCCGATAAAGGTTTTTCTTGATTCACGTGAAAATACATTTAAGCTCTTCTGTGTGTGTATTTTGTCGCTTCGAGCTCTTTTGCAgcttaagactttaaaaatcaTATCACTCATACAAATTCATCTTCTCTACATTATTAGTTCTTTCTTCATCTTTTGCTTCCTATGATTCTTGAATTAAttgctttgtttttctttctcttaTGTTTTCTGTCCAAGGTGAAGAACGAAAGTTATCTTTATCCTGAACTAAATGGGCCAATGGGCCTACCAAGTGTTCGTATTATGGCTTTCGGTATAAAATAACACACTTTGTTAGCTTCTTCAAGCCTTAATTAATCTGAAacaatcaaatttgtctaatgcTCATAGCAATCCCCAAGTTGATGGTTCATGGGCCTTCATGCCTTGAAACAGTACTATTTTGTTTAAGAGTTCTTCTGAGATATTTTCTTTTGGCAACTTTTGATGTTGTTTTCATCATAAATCCTATCAGTCACATTCTGTTTAAGAGtattttcttttgatattttaatgttgttttttaTAGATCCTAATCGGCTATCCAATCAGCTATGGGGAATACACATTTAGTATTACAGAATTAATTAACCTGAGTTTGATATCTTCCACTAATGTAAGTAAGTGAACCAATTGTCTGTTACGTCTCAAATTAATTGGATAAAGCTTAAGTCCAAACtaagcaaaaaataataatttagttttcaGCAAGAATTAAACTCATGACCAACGTGAATACTCACCAAACTCTAAAAAAATTACCAATAGTCTACTCTCAGTTTTGatgttgttttcaaacaaaGCAAAAGCATAAGTGCAACAGAAgtacttttaaaatttcaacagAAATACGTATCCTACAAAAACCATTTAGAAATTTTAGAGGTAGTGTGGGCGATGAAACAACTTACGACTTTAGCACCATTTAAAAGTCATGAAAATAACAGATGAGTGTTAATCCATAATAATTATTAGGAGGCGACTGATGAGATCAATTTCATTAATACAAtgtatttacatatttttaaaaagagattAAATATCGAGAAGAATCTTCTAGATGAGTGTATTTCTCATCTCAATAATTGTAATAAAAGTTTTGTGGTGAGATGTATATTGACGTGTTAAGGGAGGGAAGCAGCCAAAAACAAACTTGATCTCCTCCCTAGAAATTTAGGGCAAAACAAATTCGATGGACCACGGAAACGATGAGTGCATAGTTCTTTGGCCTTTAACACACGTCCTCGACCTTACGCAAGTAAAACCAGTTCCCACCTTTATCGTTTCGGCTTCGTACGTGGATGACGTGAGGTTCGTATTTTCTTATAAGATTTATGATATTTGACATATGAGAAATTTAAgatgaataatttatttaaagaaaataatacatGTGGCTCTGTACAAGTTGGAACAAAACACACCGAAAATGACATGCATACCAATGGGGCTGGGATTTATCATCCGGGATCCAAACCCCGGGATCCGCTTCGgatctgaaaataaaatatttggtaTGTCTAGATTCTGATCTGGATAGTAAAATTTTAGATCCGTTAGAACTGTatctgtatttttaaaatatattaaattttagttttattaaaaattatatttgatttattaatattaatatttatatgaaaaactgttttctaatattatattttaatttttatactatatatatatatttataagtcTTGTATTTGTTCAAACTATAAGTcttgtataaatatttagtttatgtattattttagaattttaatatttcaaaaataattttttattttttattatttttttcggAGTCAGATACTAACGCATAGTATAAAATTTAGACGGATATCCAAAATCTGAATATCCAAAATTCACGGATTCGGACATCTGAACAAATGTCCGAATCCGTCTCTTCCCTACGTAAATCAACAACTAAAGATTATCCCAAATAAAACGGATTGACCGTTAGACAAGTTAAATCCATATACTTTAAAGAGTAAGAATTATGAGCTATTTCTTTGTTGTATGTTGATTCTCGTAACCTAGGGCTACTGTTTCTGCCGGTAAATCCAGAGGTGAAGCTAGTTGAGAAGAAGTGGAGTTCAGCTGACTCCACTAGATTTCATTAAGTATTTTTTAGTTAGTAAAGAAATGTGAAAGTTATGTTGGTTCTGCTGGTAAATGACCCCATGAAAGTTTGATTCTTCTTTTTCatgttttgaaagaaaaaacgatttctgtgacaaaaaaaagaaagaaaaaacgatTGAATATGTCGATCATTATAATGAGTGTATTCATTCTTGTTATGTTGATTTTGATATCTTCTTATTGCATGATGTATCTTTCTGACTAGATTTCTTATTTCATGTTTTCTGttactaatttttatatttataataatatattgtatatttttctgTACCCTGAATCCTTTTTattcttataaattttatatatatttttcagttttcaaaatataattcatTTACTTACTTTTTCTTTCCTTCGTCAATTACTTTTCTCTAAATAATATGTTAAATAAGTAATGATGTCATGcaaattaatgaaataaaaaattatcataCAACATGAAATTTGTATGAATACTAGCTATCTTATATGAAagcatttaaaatttattatttgaattttatggtgtatacataattattttatatataatttatattttaatatatatatatatatatattatttaatttatgaccCCAGTAAAATATGTTTCTAACTCCGTCACTAGGTACACCGGATCTATAACATCACCGACCCCTATTTTAGGGTTgattaatgaaattattattaaaaaaaaaagaattatgagc is part of the Brassica rapa cultivar Chiifu-401-42 chromosome A09, CAAS_Brap_v3.01, whole genome shotgun sequence genome and harbors:
- the LOC103865852 gene encoding phosphatidylinositol 4-kinase gamma 3, producing MSFASVALCPALEEVVNFPGFVGRFGLSLDDPILIFLNIAESLNPMRVMESDSLASVKLRFQSIKGFFVKKQKLFYDGRELARDYLHHELILDGENGENVIHLLIKNSSKVIAKPKNFSVEPVAVNREIELSALLKDLISSTIEGLEKGNAPIKSSDGSGGAYFMQDQSGHKYVSVFKPIDEEPMAVNNPHGQPLSLDGEGLKKGTQVGEGAFREVAAYLLDYPITGPRSSPLDQPGFAGVPPTTMVKCLHKDFNHPNGYSFSQENAKIGSLQMFVSNVGTCEDMGYGAFPVDQVHKISVLDIRLANADRHGGNILVSRDGNDGQIVLTPIDHGYCFPNKFEDCTFEWLYWPQAKEPYSSETLEYIKALDAEQDIELLRFHGWEIPPSCARVFRISTMLLKKGAAKGLTPFAIGSIMCRETLEKESVIEQIIYEAEAIWSPETTEEEFISTVSDIMDRYLNQYSLN